A region from the Nesterenkonia lacusekhoensis genome encodes:
- a CDS encoding undecaprenyl-diphosphate phosphatase, which yields MTLLEAVLLGAIQGLFMFIPVSSSSHLVLTQNWLADAGSPLPSPDTPEMILFNLIVHLGTMVSVVVVMWRPLQKLISGTVRELKLFARRRTLRHLIHLRLVLLGVVTTGVTGVLGLLVRAYGTDAFAAPWLVALLLLITGAILWWSDSVKTTWRGAAQMTLWVAVLIGLAQAAALFPGLSRSGLTIAMALALGMHRRIAAQFSFFVAIPTIVAATGVQSLDLLTHQGGFFISWQAYTMAFVVSAVIGAGALWMVLRLLYKGYFRIFAVYVVALAAFVLIYQPTFDEDAAVDQVPVEEEQGARDAAADRVAE from the coding sequence TTGACCCTTCTCGAAGCCGTGCTCCTGGGCGCGATCCAGGGCCTCTTCATGTTCATCCCGGTGAGCTCCTCGAGCCACCTCGTGCTCACCCAGAACTGGCTCGCCGACGCTGGCTCCCCGCTGCCCTCTCCGGACACCCCGGAGATGATCCTGTTCAACCTGATCGTCCACCTGGGCACCATGGTCTCCGTGGTGGTGGTCATGTGGCGGCCGCTGCAGAAGCTGATCAGCGGAACCGTCCGTGAGCTGAAGCTCTTCGCCCGGCGTCGGACGCTTCGCCACCTCATCCACCTGCGACTGGTCCTGCTGGGCGTGGTGACCACCGGCGTCACCGGTGTGTTGGGCCTGTTGGTGCGGGCCTACGGCACCGACGCGTTCGCAGCTCCCTGGTTGGTGGCGTTGCTGCTGCTGATCACCGGCGCCATCCTGTGGTGGTCCGACTCGGTGAAGACCACCTGGCGCGGTGCCGCGCAGATGACCCTGTGGGTGGCTGTGCTGATCGGCCTGGCTCAGGCGGCCGCACTGTTCCCGGGGCTCAGCCGCTCCGGGCTCACGATCGCGATGGCACTGGCGCTGGGCATGCACCGCAGGATCGCCGCTCAGTTCAGCTTCTTCGTGGCCATTCCGACCATCGTCGCGGCCACCGGTGTGCAGTCTCTGGATCTGCTCACCCATCAGGGCGGGTTCTTCATCAGCTGGCAGGCCTACACCATGGCGTTCGTGGTCTCGGCGGTCATCGGTGCGGGCGCACTCTGGATGGTGCTGCGCCTGCTCTATAAGGGCTATTTCCGCATCTTCGCCGTCTACGTGGTGGCCCTGGCGGCATTCGTGCTGATCTATCAGCCCACCTTCGATGAGGACGCGGCGGTCGATCAGGTGCCGGTGGAGGAGGAGCAGGGCGCCCGGGACGCTGCGGCCGATAGGGTGGCAGAGTGA
- a CDS encoding SIR2 family NAD-dependent protein deacylase, producing MKLLDQVDDELAALAQDARHVAVLSGAGISAESGVPTFREVQTGLWERFSAEDLATPEAFEEDPALVWTWYRWRQSLVQAVEPNPGHLALAQWQKRLAQAGGSLAISTQNVDDLHERAGAEVLAHLHGNIAAHRCTDCDAVAELPAPGYDGFEAPPEAEDPPSCEHCTTGLIRPDIVWFGEALPMEAFEATMAAIRAADLVLVVGTSGIVQPAAGLPLLALERGTPLVEVNPQETELSETMDFVLRGPSGQMLPTLLERIS from the coding sequence ATGAAGCTGTTGGACCAGGTCGACGATGAGCTCGCCGCGCTGGCACAGGATGCCAGACATGTGGCCGTGCTCTCCGGGGCAGGCATCAGTGCCGAATCCGGGGTCCCCACCTTCCGCGAAGTCCAGACCGGGCTCTGGGAGCGGTTCTCCGCCGAAGACCTGGCCACGCCGGAGGCCTTCGAGGAGGACCCCGCGTTGGTCTGGACCTGGTACCGCTGGCGCCAGTCGCTGGTCCAGGCCGTGGAACCCAACCCCGGTCACCTGGCCCTGGCTCAGTGGCAGAAGCGCCTGGCTCAGGCCGGCGGGAGCCTGGCGATCTCCACGCAGAACGTCGATGACCTCCACGAGCGTGCCGGAGCCGAGGTTCTGGCCCATCTGCATGGAAACATCGCCGCTCACCGCTGTACAGACTGCGACGCCGTCGCTGAGCTGCCGGCGCCGGGATACGACGGCTTCGAAGCACCTCCCGAGGCGGAGGATCCACCCTCCTGCGAGCACTGCACCACCGGCCTGATCCGTCCGGACATCGTCTGGTTCGGCGAGGCGCTGCCCATGGAGGCCTTCGAAGCGACGATGGCCGCCATCCGCGCGGCGGACCTGGTGCTGGTCGTCGGGACCTCCGGCATCGTCCAGCCCGCGGCCGGGCTGCCGCTGCTGGCCCTGGAGCGCGGCACGCCCCTGGTGGAGGTCAACCCGCAGGAGACCGAGCTCAGTGAGACCATGGACTTCGTCCTCCGTGGCCCCTCCGGCCAGATGCTTCCCACCCTGCTGGAGAGAATCTCTTGA
- a CDS encoding DUF4870 domain-containing protein, which translates to MIILIGFIIVPLIFVIALIFGILGAVAAYNRRPFRYPFNIRFIK; encoded by the coding sequence ATGATCATCCTGATCGGCTTCATCATCGTGCCGCTGATCTTCGTCATCGCCCTGATCTTCGGCATCCTGGGCGCTGTCGCGGCCTATAACCGGCGGCCGTTCCGGTACCCGTTCAACATCCGCTTCATCAAGTGA
- a CDS encoding DUF3117 domain-containing protein, whose translation MAAMKPRTGDGPMEVTQEGRSLIMRVPIDGGGRLVLEINNDEAEALKACLIDAVGE comes from the coding sequence ATGGCTGCAATGAAACCGCGTACCGGCGATGGTCCTATGGAGGTCACTCAGGAAGGACGCAGCCTGATCATGCGGGTACCCATCGACGGTGGTGGACGCCTGGTGCTTGAGATCAACAACGACGAGGCCGAGGCGCTCAAGGCCTGCCTCATCGACGCTGTGGGGGAGTGA
- a CDS encoding SDR family NAD(P)-dependent oxidoreductase: MDLSTASAVVTGGASGLGRATAAALIEAGAHVVVVDLPDAAGRSEAGSPGEGFPAGPRADAVAALGERATFLPGDVTDPQVLRRAAQQAQTKAPLRVAVSCAGIATPGKLLGREGPLPAEQFMKVLAVNTGGTVNLMTAAAGVMRQNEPCGGEGGDRGVLINTASVAAFDGQIGQISYAASKGAVASLTLPAARELSRDAIRVMTIAPGLFETPMMDGLPEAARESLRAKTLHPPRLGRPEDYARTVLQILENPMLNGETIRLDGAVRLDPK, from the coding sequence ATGGATCTGAGCACTGCCAGCGCCGTGGTCACCGGTGGGGCCTCCGGGCTGGGGCGTGCCACAGCGGCAGCCCTCATCGAGGCCGGTGCCCATGTGGTGGTCGTGGACCTTCCCGACGCCGCAGGTCGTTCCGAGGCCGGCAGCCCCGGTGAAGGGTTCCCAGCCGGTCCGCGCGCCGACGCCGTCGCCGCTCTGGGGGAGCGCGCCACCTTCCTCCCCGGAGATGTCACCGACCCGCAGGTTCTGCGTCGTGCCGCCCAGCAGGCGCAGACCAAGGCACCGCTGCGGGTTGCAGTCAGCTGTGCCGGCATCGCGACTCCCGGCAAGCTGCTGGGGCGTGAAGGTCCGCTGCCGGCCGAACAGTTCATGAAGGTCTTGGCGGTGAACACCGGAGGCACTGTCAACCTGATGACTGCGGCCGCGGGGGTCATGAGGCAGAACGAGCCCTGTGGAGGTGAGGGTGGTGACCGAGGCGTCCTCATCAACACCGCCTCCGTGGCAGCCTTCGATGGGCAGATCGGTCAGATCTCCTACGCGGCCTCGAAGGGTGCCGTGGCCTCGCTGACGCTGCCGGCGGCCCGGGAGCTTTCGCGCGATGCCATCCGTGTGATGACGATCGCGCCGGGACTCTTCGAGACTCCGATGATGGACGGCCTGCCGGAAGCCGCTCGGGAGTCTCTGCGCGCCAAGACTCTGCACCCGCCCCGCCTGGGCCGGCCGGAGGACTATGCCCGGACCGTGCTGCAGATCCTGGAGAACCCGATGCTCAACGGAGAGACCATCCGACTGGACGGGGCGGTGCGGCTGGATCCGAAATAG
- a CDS encoding P-loop NTPase has product MSDNAVPADAVTERIRRRLAEVIDPELRLPITQLGMVGDISVDDAGTASIGIKLTIEACPMRSRIVDDVTAAAVRAEGVSTAEVSLGVMTPEERAELKEHLRGGETGKVNRFAQPDSLTKVYAVASGKGGVGKSSVTVNLACALADQGLKVGVIDADIHGFSVPGLLGITDKPTRLDEMILPPVAYGVKTISIGMFVDGNQAVAWRGPMLHRAVEQFLTDVHFGDLDVLLLDLPPGTGDIAISVAQLLPGSELLVVTTPQAAAADVAERAGALSTQTAQKVAGVIENMGPMTLPDGTVLDLFGSGGGQIVADRLTENLGTEVPLLGSVPLDSGLRQAGDDGHPVALSAPDSASGSALRDIATRLSGQGRGLSGRSLPVSVG; this is encoded by the coding sequence GTGTCCGATAACGCTGTCCCCGCAGACGCCGTGACCGAGCGCATCCGACGCCGTCTGGCTGAGGTGATCGACCCGGAGCTGCGGCTGCCCATCACCCAGCTGGGCATGGTCGGTGACATCAGCGTCGACGACGCCGGCACCGCCTCCATCGGCATCAAGCTCACCATCGAGGCCTGCCCGATGCGCAGCCGGATCGTCGACGACGTCACTGCCGCCGCAGTGCGCGCCGAGGGCGTCTCCACCGCCGAGGTCTCGCTGGGTGTGATGACTCCGGAAGAGCGCGCTGAGCTCAAAGAGCACCTGCGCGGAGGCGAGACCGGCAAGGTCAACCGCTTCGCCCAGCCCGACAGCCTGACCAAGGTCTACGCCGTGGCCTCCGGCAAGGGCGGGGTGGGAAAGTCCTCGGTCACCGTGAACCTCGCCTGCGCGCTGGCCGACCAGGGGCTGAAGGTCGGGGTGATCGACGCCGACATCCACGGCTTCTCCGTGCCCGGCCTGCTGGGCATCACCGATAAGCCCACCCGGCTGGATGAGATGATCCTGCCTCCGGTGGCCTACGGGGTGAAGACCATCTCCATCGGCATGTTCGTCGACGGCAATCAGGCGGTGGCCTGGCGGGGACCCATGCTGCACCGCGCAGTCGAGCAGTTCCTCACCGATGTGCACTTCGGGGACCTGGACGTCCTGCTGCTGGATCTGCCGCCGGGCACCGGGGACATCGCGATCTCCGTGGCCCAGCTGCTGCCCGGCTCCGAGCTGCTGGTGGTGACCACGCCGCAGGCTGCGGCCGCCGACGTCGCCGAACGCGCCGGAGCGCTGAGCACCCAGACCGCGCAGAAGGTGGCCGGTGTCATCGAGAACATGGGGCCGATGACGCTGCCCGACGGCACTGTGCTGGATCTCTTCGGTTCCGGCGGCGGGCAGATCGTAGCCGACCGGCTCACCGAGAACCTGGGGACCGAGGTCCCGCTGCTGGGTTCGGTGCCGCTGGACTCCGGACTGCGCCAGGCCGGCGACGACGGCCACCCGGTGGCGCTGTCCGCACCTGACTCTGCCTCCGGGTCCGCGCTGCGCGACATCGCGACACGGCTCTCCGGGCAGGGACGCGGCCTGAGCGGTCGCAGCCTGCCGGTCTCCGTGGGCTGA
- a CDS encoding ATP-binding cassette domain-containing protein — MNPSAAPAIETRGLVKTFGENTAVDGIDLTIPRGGIYGVLGPNGAGKTTAIRMLATLLRPDAGEARVLGHDVFAEPKTIREKIALTGQFASLDEDLTGIENLILLGRLLGFSKSAARRRGLDLLEAFGLSEAAGRQVKKFSGGMRRRLDIAGSLIVTPELMFLDEPTTGIDPRSRNQVWDIIRTLVDGGTTILLTTQYLEEADQLADRLAVIDHGKVIAEGTPGQLKAQVGSGALKVRVIDPADRERAAEVLSVALGTEIAREKDSAALSARLGASEGASAGLAALEDAGIGVETFALGQPSLDEVFLALTGKPAEDNVAEDAAAEFETEEASA, encoded by the coding sequence ATGAATCCTTCAGCTGCCCCTGCTATTGAGACGCGCGGCTTGGTCAAGACCTTCGGTGAGAACACTGCTGTCGACGGCATCGACCTGACCATCCCGCGCGGCGGGATCTACGGTGTGCTGGGCCCCAACGGCGCTGGCAAGACCACCGCGATCCGTATGCTCGCCACCCTGCTGCGCCCGGATGCGGGTGAGGCCCGGGTGCTGGGCCACGATGTCTTCGCCGAGCCCAAGACCATCCGCGAGAAGATCGCCCTGACCGGCCAGTTCGCGTCCCTGGACGAGGACCTCACGGGGATCGAGAACCTGATCCTGCTGGGCCGACTCCTCGGCTTCTCCAAGTCCGCGGCCCGGCGTCGCGGCTTGGATCTGCTGGAAGCCTTCGGGCTCTCCGAGGCCGCCGGTCGTCAGGTCAAGAAGTTCTCCGGCGGTATGCGCCGCCGTCTGGACATCGCCGGTTCACTGATCGTGACCCCGGAGCTGATGTTCCTGGATGAGCCCACCACGGGCATCGACCCTCGCTCGCGGAACCAGGTCTGGGACATCATCCGGACCCTGGTGGACGGCGGGACCACTATCCTGCTGACCACCCAGTACCTGGAGGAGGCTGATCAGCTGGCCGACCGGCTGGCTGTGATCGATCATGGCAAGGTCATCGCCGAAGGCACGCCCGGCCAGCTCAAGGCTCAGGTCGGCTCCGGCGCGCTGAAGGTGCGCGTCATCGACCCCGCCGATCGGGAGAGGGCCGCCGAGGTCCTGAGCGTGGCGCTGGGCACCGAGATCGCTCGCGAGAAGGACAGTGCCGCGCTGAGCGCCAGGCTGGGCGCCTCCGAGGGGGCCTCAGCCGGACTGGCCGCCCTGGAGGACGCCGGCATCGGCGTCGAGACCTTCGCCCTGGGCCAGCCGAGCCTGGACGAGGTCTTCCTCGCCCTGACCGGCAAGCCTGCAGAAGACAACGTCGCCGAAGACGCGGCCGCCGAGTTCGAGACTGAGGAGGCCTCCGCATGA
- a CDS encoding ABC transporter permease, with protein MSAQTTERPGRGPTAAESQKVLGVLLSEDERPTPSNAFSASITFGWRAMLKIKHIPTQLFDVTIFPIIMTVMFTYIFGGAMGAVVSGTGQTGGVAISEYVQFFIPGIFVQTLIMITMYTGMTLNKDISKGIFDRFRSLPTWRPAQLVGALLGDQVRYALAGVIILGVGFIVGFRPEGGLAGAAAGFVLLLVFSFCLSWVWTTISLLLPTEEAVMGVSMTIMMPLTFASNIFVPTETMPDWLQSVVDHNPVSVVVTAIRELMDGVYDLGSMITVLIYCAVLVAVFAPISMVLYNRKS; from the coding sequence ATGAGCGCCCAGACCACAGAGCGGCCGGGCCGCGGCCCGACCGCCGCAGAATCCCAGAAGGTGCTCGGTGTCCTGCTGAGCGAGGACGAGCGCCCGACGCCGTCCAACGCCTTCAGCGCCTCCATCACCTTCGGGTGGCGCGCGATGCTGAAGATCAAGCACATCCCCACCCAGCTCTTCGACGTGACGATCTTCCCCATCATCATGACGGTGATGTTCACCTACATCTTCGGCGGAGCCATGGGTGCGGTGGTCTCCGGGACCGGTCAGACCGGCGGGGTGGCCATCAGCGAGTATGTCCAGTTCTTCATCCCGGGCATCTTCGTGCAGACGCTGATCATGATCACGATGTACACCGGGATGACCCTGAACAAGGACATCTCCAAGGGCATCTTCGACCGTTTCCGCTCCCTGCCGACCTGGCGTCCCGCTCAGCTGGTGGGTGCGCTGCTCGGTGACCAGGTCCGCTACGCCCTGGCCGGCGTGATCATCCTGGGTGTGGGCTTCATCGTGGGCTTCCGTCCCGAGGGCGGGCTGGCCGGAGCGGCAGCTGGCTTCGTCCTGCTGCTGGTCTTCAGCTTCTGCCTCTCCTGGGTGTGGACCACCATCTCGCTGCTGCTGCCCACTGAGGAGGCAGTGATGGGTGTGTCCATGACCATCATGATGCCGCTGACCTTCGCCTCGAACATCTTTGTGCCCACAGAGACCATGCCGGACTGGCTGCAGTCTGTGGTCGACCACAACCCGGTCTCAGTGGTGGTCACGGCCATCCGCGAGCTGATGGACGGGGTCTACGACCTCGGCAGCATGATCACAGTGCTGATCTATTGCGCTGTGCTGGTCGCCGTCTTCGCGCCGATCTCGATGGTGCTGTACAACCGCAAGAGCTGA
- a CDS encoding SLC13 family permease, with translation MQITDENPRTPLITRGRVGLLLGPALFAVIYFLPGITGLDDAPRAVLAVTLWVATWWITEALPIPATSLMPIFLLPLAGGTDEETAAMAYTNPLVFMYMGGFTIALAIQKWNLHRRIAMAVIRMIGSQGQRLMLGVILATAALSMWISNAATALMMLPIGLALIEEVRQKQFFDEEGLRRFAKGLLLAIAYAASIGGLATLIGSVPNAVLAAQAEIHLGIEVSFADWMLFALPLTVLLLLFLYLYLAKVQFRISSQVDISSDFAKEQLQKLGRMSYEEKTVLGIFTVVGLMWVTSGFLPDEVRLSDTTISIIGAVSMFLLPAKQLQDTGDGERRRGGILVWQDMRELPWGILLLFGGGLSLAAAFEDSGLTPWFGELLGGLEVLPYVVIVVVLGAIVLFMTEIMSNTAVSNMLIPVSVGLGLGMGVDPMAIMAIVALTSTCAFMLPISTPPNAAVFSSDYLTMDDMVKAGFWMNIIALSLISLFVLFWQPVVLAS, from the coding sequence GTGCAGATCACTGATGAGAATCCACGGACCCCGCTGATCACACGTGGACGGGTCGGTCTGCTGCTGGGGCCCGCCCTGTTCGCGGTGATCTACTTCCTCCCCGGCATCACCGGACTCGACGACGCCCCACGGGCCGTGCTGGCAGTCACACTCTGGGTGGCCACCTGGTGGATCACCGAGGCGCTGCCCATCCCAGCCACCTCACTGATGCCGATCTTCCTGCTGCCCCTGGCCGGCGGCACCGACGAAGAGACGGCCGCCATGGCCTACACCAACCCGTTGGTGTTCATGTACATGGGCGGGTTCACCATCGCGCTGGCCATCCAGAAATGGAATCTGCACCGACGGATCGCGATGGCGGTGATCCGGATGATCGGCAGCCAGGGCCAGCGGCTCATGCTGGGCGTCATCCTGGCCACGGCGGCCCTGTCCATGTGGATCTCGAATGCCGCCACGGCGCTGATGATGCTGCCCATCGGTCTGGCGCTGATCGAGGAGGTCCGGCAGAAGCAGTTCTTCGATGAGGAAGGTCTGCGCCGCTTCGCCAAGGGCCTGCTGCTGGCCATCGCCTACGCCGCCTCCATCGGTGGGCTGGCCACCCTGATCGGCTCTGTGCCCAACGCTGTGCTCGCGGCTCAGGCCGAGATCCACCTGGGCATCGAGGTCAGCTTTGCCGACTGGATGCTCTTCGCCCTGCCGCTGACCGTCCTTCTGCTGCTCTTCCTCTACCTCTACCTGGCCAAGGTCCAGTTCCGGATCTCCTCCCAGGTGGACATCTCCTCCGACTTCGCCAAAGAGCAGCTGCAGAAGCTGGGCCGGATGAGCTACGAGGAGAAGACGGTCCTGGGGATCTTCACCGTCGTCGGGCTCATGTGGGTCACCAGCGGCTTCCTGCCTGACGAGGTCCGCCTCTCAGACACCACGATCTCCATCATCGGCGCAGTGAGCATGTTCCTGCTCCCGGCCAAGCAGCTGCAGGACACCGGCGACGGTGAGCGCCGACGCGGCGGCATCCTGGTCTGGCAGGATATGCGCGAACTGCCCTGGGGCATCCTGCTGCTCTTCGGCGGTGGGCTCTCCCTGGCCGCGGCCTTCGAGGACTCGGGGCTGACCCCGTGGTTCGGTGAGCTGCTCGGCGGCCTGGAGGTGCTGCCCTACGTGGTGATCGTGGTGGTGCTCGGGGCCATCGTGCTGTTCATGACCGAGATCATGTCCAACACCGCGGTGTCCAATATGCTCATCCCGGTCAGCGTGGGCCTGGGCCTGGGCATGGGGGTGGACCCGATGGCGATCATGGCCATCGTGGCCCTGACCTCCACCTGCGCGTTCATGCTGCCGATCTCCACCCCGCCCAACGCCGCCGTGTTCAGTTCGGACTACCTGACCATGGATGACATGGTGAAGGCCGGCTTCTGGATGAACATCATCGCGCTGAGCCTGATCTCGCTCTTCGTGCTCTTCTGGCAGCCCGTGGTCCTGGCCTCCTGA
- a CDS encoding acyl-CoA dehydrogenase family protein has translation MTTPTTPGYSASPDRAAPSRTSPDRAIADQLHSGDEHPDLLDLARHLDEGERRRLQALEDFAQRRIRPESIEPWNREQLPRQLLTELGRLGLGEISVDGSSALFQGLAHAALARADLSLSTLVGIHNELLVGLTDSLGSPQQRAAWLPGLRRLETLGAFCLTEPDHGSDIARGLATTASLQDGQWHLQGKKRWIGMGAVADLALVWARDTADDQIKGFLVPTDVPGYRAEGIRQKTGLRIMQNAEVDLDLRVPESALLAGATSFSAVHAALRDSRAWVGWQAVGAQQALFDIARSYAAERDQFGRPIGSFQLVQSALAQVAGNMGVSTAFMGEVTRLQAEDRLTMLRASLAKSTLTRLARESASLAREVLGGNGILSSHEIAKVAADIEAVHAYEGSYGINLLIAGREITGISAFG, from the coding sequence ATGACGACGCCGACCACACCCGGATACTCCGCGTCCCCAGACCGGGCCGCGCCGAGCCGAACCAGCCCGGACCGGGCGATCGCCGACCAGCTCCACAGCGGTGACGAACACCCCGATCTGCTGGACCTCGCCCGCCACCTCGACGAGGGCGAGCGACGGCGGCTTCAGGCCCTCGAGGACTTCGCCCAGCGGCGCATCCGCCCGGAGTCCATCGAACCGTGGAACCGTGAGCAGCTGCCGCGCCAGCTGCTCACCGAGCTGGGACGGCTCGGCCTGGGCGAGATCTCCGTGGACGGATCCTCCGCGCTGTTCCAAGGGCTGGCCCACGCGGCCTTGGCCCGGGCTGACCTGTCCCTGTCCACGCTGGTCGGCATCCATAACGAACTGCTGGTGGGACTGACCGACAGCCTGGGTTCGCCCCAGCAGCGCGCCGCCTGGCTGCCGGGGCTGCGCCGCCTGGAGACCCTCGGGGCGTTCTGCCTGACGGAGCCTGACCACGGCTCCGACATCGCCCGCGGGTTGGCCACCACAGCCTCGCTGCAGGACGGTCAGTGGCACCTGCAGGGGAAGAAGCGTTGGATCGGGATGGGCGCCGTCGCGGACCTCGCACTGGTCTGGGCGCGGGACACCGCCGATGACCAGATCAAGGGCTTCCTGGTCCCCACAGATGTGCCCGGCTACCGCGCGGAAGGGATCCGGCAGAAGACCGGTCTGCGGATCATGCAGAACGCCGAAGTGGACCTGGACCTCCGGGTCCCGGAGTCGGCCCTGTTGGCCGGTGCCACCAGCTTCTCCGCCGTCCATGCCGCCCTGCGGGACTCCCGAGCCTGGGTGGGCTGGCAGGCGGTGGGCGCTCAGCAGGCACTCTTCGACATCGCGCGCAGCTACGCGGCCGAGCGCGACCAGTTCGGCCGGCCCATCGGCTCCTTCCAGCTAGTCCAGTCAGCTCTGGCCCAGGTGGCCGGGAACATGGGCGTCTCCACGGCGTTCATGGGCGAGGTGACCAGGCTCCAGGCCGAGGACCGGCTGACCATGCTGCGCGCCAGCCTGGCGAAGTCCACCCTGACCCGGCTGGCCAGAGAGTCCGCCTCCCTCGCGCGGGAGGTGCTGGGCGGCAACGGGATCCTCAGCAGCCATGAGATCGCCAAAGTGGCCGCAGACATCGAGGCCGTCCACGCCTATGAGGGCAGCTACGGCATCAATCTGCTGATCGCCGGACGTGAGATCACCGGGATCTCCGCCTTCGGCTGA
- a CDS encoding O-methyltransferase has product MKALNTSPTAKHTSWAYAEQHLGDDPVLQAARDLAFDLGIEPVSGGTAATLTVLAAAVQAKTLVEVGTGVGVSGVSLLRGAQLEAILTSIDVDPEHLHAARTTFRHEQLPARRTRLITGHAEEVLPRLATGSYDLVLLDAGTENLPTFTAESIRMLAPGGLLIINDALDQDQVPRPAVREESTQTMRETERLLREDDRLTTTLLGTGTGLLVAVRR; this is encoded by the coding sequence ATGAAGGCCCTGAACACCTCCCCGACGGCCAAGCACACCAGCTGGGCCTACGCCGAACAGCACCTCGGCGACGATCCGGTGCTGCAGGCCGCCCGCGATCTGGCCTTCGACCTGGGCATTGAGCCGGTGAGCGGAGGAACGGCCGCCACCCTGACCGTGCTGGCCGCGGCAGTGCAGGCGAAGACACTGGTGGAGGTCGGGACCGGCGTCGGGGTCTCTGGGGTCTCCCTGCTGCGCGGCGCACAGCTCGAAGCCATTCTGACCAGCATCGATGTGGATCCGGAGCATCTCCACGCAGCCCGGACGACCTTCCGTCATGAGCAGCTGCCGGCTCGACGAACGCGGCTCATCACCGGGCACGCTGAAGAGGTCCTGCCCCGGCTGGCCACCGGATCCTATGATCTGGTGTTGCTCGACGCCGGGACGGAGAACCTGCCGACCTTCACCGCCGAGAGCATCCGTATGCTCGCTCCCGGCGGACTGCTGATCATCAACGACGCCTTGGACCAGGATCAGGTGCCTCGCCCCGCAGTGCGCGAGGAGAGCACTCAGACCATGCGCGAGACGGAGCGGCTCCTGCGTGAGGATGACCGACTCACCACCACGCTGCTGGGGACCGGGACAGGGCTGCTGGTCGCCGTCAGACGTTGA
- a CDS encoding Sec-independent protein translocase TatB, with the protein MFGISGYQFLLLMVLAFFLIGPERLPQYARTLADWVRRARGMAEGAKVRFREETGTDFDAVDWQKYDPRQYDPRRIIRDALSEEYDAVNEVRSSARLESPRSSGSAPSRSAGSAPRSSSRGGSASGGAGSRAGARAGSAAGSVARNGSAAGARAASRPGPSRSASTRTGASQAASRAGVAGAAERSSQGMDPREVFGTPAASVPTAGEGTSTAEGPSDAALPAGSALAAGVAGAAAAEAETAQQPAPFDVDAT; encoded by the coding sequence GTGTTCGGAATCAGCGGCTATCAGTTTCTCCTACTGATGGTGCTCGCGTTCTTCCTGATCGGCCCGGAGCGCCTCCCGCAGTATGCCCGCACCCTGGCTGACTGGGTGCGCAGGGCCCGCGGCATGGCTGAGGGCGCCAAAGTGCGCTTCCGCGAGGAGACCGGGACCGACTTCGACGCGGTGGACTGGCAGAAATACGATCCCCGCCAGTACGATCCCCGCCGAATCATCCGTGATGCTCTCTCGGAGGAGTACGACGCCGTCAACGAGGTCCGTTCCTCGGCCCGTCTGGAGTCGCCGCGCTCCTCCGGCTCCGCGCCGTCGCGCTCTGCTGGCTCCGCGCCGCGCAGCTCCTCCCGCGGGGGCTCCGCCTCCGGAGGTGCCGGCAGCCGTGCGGGTGCACGCGCTGGATCCGCCGCCGGTTCCGTGGCTCGCAACGGGTCTGCGGCCGGAGCCCGTGCGGCCTCCCGACCAGGACCTTCGCGCTCAGCCTCCACCCGGACAGGTGCCTCCCAAGCCGCCAGCCGCGCCGGTGTGGCCGGAGCCGCTGAACGTTCCTCCCAGGGCATGGACCCGCGCGAGGTCTTCGGGACACCGGCAGCGTCCGTGCCCACCGCCGGTGAGGGTACCTCAACCGCTGAAGGGCCGTCCGACGCGGCTCTGCCGGCCGGCAGTGCACTGGCGGCAGGCGTGGCCGGAGCGGCGGCAGCGGAGGCGGAGACGGCTCAGCAGCCGGCACCCTTCGACGTCGACGCCACCTGA
- a CDS encoding DivIVA domain-containing protein, whose protein sequence is MWLYLAALAILGVIVLLLMGRWEGVAAPEEESGAALQDFAHQDLSAGAITPEHLEEVRFDSALRGYRMDQVDALLDALAQQLRETRAETRTEDVQDARSERSEGPHPEADEGPRNDPR, encoded by the coding sequence ATGTGGCTCTACCTGGCGGCGCTGGCGATCCTCGGAGTGATCGTCCTGCTGCTCATGGGCAGATGGGAGGGGGTCGCCGCCCCAGAGGAGGAGAGCGGCGCTGCGCTGCAGGATTTCGCGCACCAGGACCTCTCGGCGGGTGCGATCACACCGGAGCACCTGGAGGAGGTCCGCTTCGACTCGGCGCTGCGCGGCTATCGGATGGATCAGGTGGACGCCCTCTTGGACGCGCTGGCCCAGCAGCTGCGCGAGACGCGGGCCGAGACCCGCACTGAGGACGTTCAGGACGCCCGCTCAGAGCGCTCGGAGGGGCCTCATCCTGAGGCTGATGAGGGGCCTCGCAACGACCCTCGATAG